The following is a genomic window from Bacteroidia bacterium.
CCCGGGCGCGAGGCACTGATGTACATTCCCGCCCGCAGCCGTGCGAAAGGTGCGCAGGGCGAAACCTTCTTTACGTCGCCCAATCCGCCCTTCGGCGCCACGTTCACCCTGTACCTGAAGGAGGAACTCAAAGGGCGAAAGAAACAGCGAAAAGCTGCGGAAAAGTCAGACGCGAAAAACTCCGGCAGCACCTCCTATCCCGACTGGAGACAGCTTCGGGAGGAGGATCAGGAGATAGAGCCGCATCTCATCGTGACGATTCGCGACGAGAGCGGCGCGGATATCCGTCGGCTCCGCGCACCTGCGAGCGCCGGTTTCCAACGCATCACCTGGGATCTGCGGCATGCTTCACCGGCGCCAGTGACCGCCGCCACGAACATCAACGACGCATCCGGCATGCCGGCCTTGCCGGGAACATACACCGCGACGCTCGCGGAAGTCATTGACGGCGTGGAGCGGCAGATCGCCGGTCCCGTGCGCTTCAGCGCACGTGTGCTCGAGAACAGGACCTTCCCGGTCGCCGAACCGGCTGCGCTCGCCGCGTTCCGCAAGGAAATGAGCGAGACACAGCGCAGCGTTTTCGGTGCGCAGCGCTTCCATCGAGAGCTGAGCGAGCGCCACGCGGCAATCGACAGAGCGGTGAATCTGGTACCATCGGCGGATGCGGCTTTGCGTAACGACGTGCTCGCCCTGCGCGGGTTGTTGCTCGATCTCGACATCGCGCTGAACGGAGATGAGACGATCAGTTCGCGCAACGGGGATCAGTTGCCGTCTGTTGTCGGACGCATGCAGACGCTGCTTTCGCAGCAGTGGTCCACGTCCTCGGGCTTGACCCCTAAGCACAGACGCGAACTCGAGCGCGTGCGCGCCGCATTGAGCCCTGTCGTGCAACAACTCCGTGACATTTCCACCAGGACATTACCGGCGATCGAGCGTACACTCGATTCGATCGGGGCTCCGTGGACTCCCGGAAGGCTTGTGGAGTAAACGCTCGACCATTCAGTGAGAATAAGACTGTTCTCTATCACCATCGGTGCGTGACGCTCCGATGGTCCCCCAGTATGCGTACCGTTGGTGACAGGTGTCATCAACGCGACGACGATAGGAACGGGGCCTCCCGTGTCATGACAGGTGGAGGTCCGGGCGATGGCAGAGCGGCGGAAGGGATCGGCGTATTTATTGTTGCGTGAGGCTGCCGGCACGTCAGCCGGCAGCGGCGCACGGTACTCGTCCGCTTGGGGACGCCGTTCCGGTGGCGGTTCTTCCGATGCCGTTTTAGGCATCGCACTTAGGCATCGCGCCATCGCGCGGATTTCTGTTCAAAAACGTGAAAAATCACTACATTTCAAGTTTGTATTTCGTGGATATTTTCAGGAATTGATGATCTCCCTACCACGCGCAGCGGTCCTGTTTTTTTTCCTCGCATTGCCGGTCCTTTCTCACAAGGCAGATGCACAGCGCTATGTTCTGTACGCTGACGACAGACCGTGCGGGACTATGGAAATCAAGATAGAAAAGCTCAAAAGCGGTTACACGGAATATACTCTCCGAGAATCGCGCACCATCCTGACCTCCGAGGGAAAGCGACAGGAGTACCTCCGGTCCGGGAACTGTCTCGTGGATGCGGCATTGCGACCGATCAGCGTCGAGACCACAGTGCGTCAAGGCGGCGTTGCTGTGACGACGAAAGGCAGCGTGGTTGACGGTACGATGTACCTGACAACGGACTTCGGAAAGGGAAGAGTGGAGCGCTGGCGTGAGGACGTCAGAGATGCGGTGGTGGACATTTCTCTCCCCGACGTTGCGGTGCGTTCCTTACCCGAGGCTCCGAAACGCCTGTATCGCCTGTCGGACCATCGAAGTGTTCAGGCGGATTTGCGTATCGAAGCCGATTCGGCGAAGAACGCGATCATCGTGGCGCACGCTGGTGCCGAGTTCTGGCACATCTCGCCGACGGGCAGATTGTCGCGGTACGACGTCCCTGGTCTGGGCATATCCTGGATACCGGCGCACGAGACCTCGAAACGGCCGGAAACCTGCGTCATGAACGCCGGATTGGAGTGGGACGCAGGCGCTGCCGTGCTGCCGACGGCGGCGGACAACATCAAGAGTTTGCGTGCGCGCATTCTCCTCAAGGCGCAGGTTGGAGCAACACTTTCTCCTGAAGATGCGCGACAGCGATTGGACGCCGGCATCGATGCGGAAGGCCGAAGCATCGGCATATCGCTCAGCCATGGCGGCAAGCCACTCGAATCCTTGCCGCTGCCGGTGTTGCACAAAGATTTTTTTCCCTTCGTTCGTGGGGACAGTGCTCTCACGCTCGACGGTGACGCTGTGCGTCGCCGCGCCAACGCATTGAAAGCGTGGGAGCGGAATTCCGATGTTGTTCTCCGGGCGCTCGCCGGAACAATTCGCCGCGAATTTACCCGTGATCCGTTTATACCCGCGACTACCGCGAATGGGGTTGCGCAGGTCCCGCGTGGATCGTCGTTTCATGCTTCGCTCCTCTTCGTCGCTGTTGCACGCGCGGTGGGATTACCTGCGCGTTTCGCTTTTGGAGTCGCCCCATCGCACGGACGATGGACGACCAAGGTGTGGGTTGAGGTCTGGAGCGGTGATTGGGTCCCCATGGACGCGGAAAGCGGCGAGGCCATTACCGACGCCGTACACATCAAACTGTTGGACGCGGTATCGATGGCCGATGTACTCGATCAGTCCGGAAGATTGCGCGGGAATCTTGGTATTCGGGTTGACAGCGTACAGCTCGTGGATACGAGTGCCAACGCGACACTGCAGACCGCGATCATCGGATCGGTGTACACCAACAAGAAATTCCGATGCAGCATTACTGCGCCGTCTCCGGAGTGGTTGATGGAGGAGCGTTCGGCGGGGGACGAGACGATGTTGGTACTGTCCCCCACTATGGGGAGTCCTGTGGAATTCACTGTTCTTCTCTTCCGCAGCACGTGGCAGCAGTCGGCAGATGAATTGCTCGGAGCACGTATCAAGGCTCTCCAGGTGTTACTGGATGGCTTGACGATGCAGCAGCGCGGAGAGGTACGTGTCGCGGGACGCCGTGCTCCGACCATCATGTACACCTTCGTCAAACGGAACGGAGGCTCGAATGTCCGAACGGCGTCGGCACATTGCCTTCTGGTGGACGAAGGACGCAGCTACATGTTCTCTTTCAGTGCGCCGGAGGAAACGTTTGAATCCATACGGCCCGAAATGGAACGTGTGTTGCGTGAATTCAGGTTGCATTGAAGCTGCGTTTCCAAAGTGTTGCTCGCCGTGTCTGGAGCGGAGCGCGGAGCGAGGAGCGCATGCATCTCGCTCGACAACTCTCCGGCTCATCGTAAGATCCCTTTACACGCTGCGCTTACCCAGACAGCGGATATCGGGCTCAAATCGTCGTTCAACTTTTTACGTGTAACGTATTACTCCTTCCTTCACTTTTCACCAAAGTGTCACCTTTCACCCCGCACTGTCGCCCATCGGGGAACGGTACTGTGTGTTTCGAAAATGCTCCGTCGGACTCCCGCTTCGTTGCTATTCACCCGCATTCTCTCTAGCTTTCAGTTTTGTCTTTATGGAGATCCATTCCCATGTCTGACAGGACAACCGAAACCGAATCACCCTCATTTCGTTGCGGCTACGTGGCCTTGATCGGCGCGCCCAATGCAGGGAAATCTACATTTCTGAACGCGGTTCTCGGCACCAAGCTCTCCATCGTAACGGCGAAACCGCAAACAACCCGCCGTCGGCTGCTGGGATTCTACACGACGGAGTCGTCCCAGATACTTTTTATCGACACGCCGGGGCTGATCAAACCCCGTTACGTCCTGCAGGAAGCGATGGTCAACAGCGCATTGACCGCTCTCAAGGAGGCCGATGCCGTGCTGCTCATTATTGACGCCGCGCGGGCGCTCGAGCGCAGGCAGGTGTTTCCCGAAGGGCTCATCCCTCTACTTGAAGCTGCGCCGGGCAGTGTGTTCGCTCTGTTGAATAAAGTGGATCTCGTGCGCGATAAGAAGCAATTGCTTCCCTTGATGCAAGCCGTCCACGAGGCATTCCGCTTCAAGGCGATCATCCCCGCTTCGGCCCTCGAAGCGGATGGCCTCGACGCCGTGCTTCGTGAATTGGAATCCGCTCTGCCGAAAGGGCCGCCCATGTATCCGGACGATCAACTCAGTGATCAGCCGGAGCGCTTTTTCGTGAGCGAGATTATTCGGGAAAAGATCTTTGAACAATTTCGTGAAGAAGTGCCTTACGCCACGGAGGTGTATATCACCGAGTTCAAAGAAGGAGACGACAAAGATTTTATCTCGGCGGAAATTGTTGTCGAACGTGAAAGCCAGCGCCGCATCATCATCGGAACGAAAGGGCAGGCCATCAAAGCAATCGGTTCTGAAGCCCGCAGGGATATCGAGGAGTTCATCGGCCGGCAGGTGTTTCTCGATCTTCACGTTCGCATTCGCGAAGGGTGGCGCGACGATAAAAACTGGGTCCGCCGCATGGGGTACACGGACTGAGGTCTATCAACTACGCAGAGAGTTCAGGAGTCCCGGTATATGCAAAAGAGAACCCACACCCGACGCGTGTTCATGAAATCCGCCGCGCTGCTCGGTTTGAGCGCTGCGGTCCATTCTCCCTCTTACGCAGCTTTTCGGCAATCGCGGGAGAGCGGATCATTGCCGCTCAGCATAGCAAGTGCGAACGGTCTTGGCGCAACTGCGAAAGCGATGGAATTGCTGCGGCAACAGAAGGACACGCTCGATGCCGTTATCGCCGGGGTGAATTTGGTGGAGGACGACCCGGAGGACACCACCGTCGGGTATGGAGGGCTCCCGAACGAGGACGGTGTGGTCGAACTCGATTCCTGCGTGATGCACGGCCCGACAGGCAGGGGAGCGGGCGTCGCATCGCTGCGCAACATCAAGAATCCCTCACACGTCGCGAAAGTCGTGATGGAGCGAACGGATCACGTTCTCATCGTCGGTGAGGGCGCGTTGCGCTTCGCGAAGGCGCATGGATTCCGCGAGGAGGATTTACTCACGGAACGCGCCCGGCGCGAGTGGCTGGAGTGGAAAGAGCGCCTGAGCGACAAGGACGATTGGCTCCCACCGCATACCATCGATGACAAGGATATCGGTGCCCTGCGGCGTTACGATGCGACGCGGCATACCGGAACCATCAATTGCCTCGCAGTGAATGCTGCGGGCGACATCTCGGGCTGCACGACCACGAGCGGACTGGCGTTCAAGATTCCCGGACGTGTGGGGGATTCCCCGATTCTCGGCGCGGGATTGTATGTGGACAACGCCGTGGGCGCTGCGGGATCCACCGGACGCGGCGAAGCCAATCTCCTCGCATTATCCAGCTTCCTCATTGTCGAGCGCATACGCTCCGGCGACAGTCCCACGGATGCGTGTCTCTTTGCCTGTCGCCGCATCGCGGAACAGACAAAGATGAAGCGCCTGCTGGACGACAAGGGACGTCCCCGCTTCAATGTAAATTTCTACGCGCTCAACAAGCTCGGTGCACATGGCGCAGCATCCCTGTGGTCCGGCTCGAAATACGCAGTGAACGACGGAGGCGAAAGCCGACTGCTCGATTGTGCCGCACTCTATACACGATGAAACCAACGTCAACCGAAAAGTCCAACCCTTCACATTCG
Proteins encoded in this region:
- a CDS encoding transglutaminase-like domain-containing protein, with protein sequence MEIKIEKLKSGYTEYTLRESRTILTSEGKRQEYLRSGNCLVDAALRPISVETTVRQGGVAVTTKGSVVDGTMYLTTDFGKGRVERWREDVRDAVVDISLPDVAVRSLPEAPKRLYRLSDHRSVQADLRIEADSAKNAIIVAHAGAEFWHISPTGRLSRYDVPGLGISWIPAHETSKRPETCVMNAGLEWDAGAAVLPTAADNIKSLRARILLKAQVGATLSPEDARQRLDAGIDAEGRSIGISLSHGGKPLESLPLPVLHKDFFPFVRGDSALTLDGDAVRRRANALKAWERNSDVVLRALAGTIRREFTRDPFIPATTANGVAQVPRGSSFHASLLFVAVARAVGLPARFAFGVAPSHGRWTTKVWVEVWSGDWVPMDAESGEAITDAVHIKLLDAVSMADVLDQSGRLRGNLGIRVDSVQLVDTSANATLQTAIIGSVYTNKKFRCSITAPSPEWLMEERSAGDETMLVLSPTMGSPVEFTVLLFRSTWQQSADELLGARIKALQVLLDGLTMQQRGEVRVAGRRAPTIMYTFVKRNGGSNVRTASAHCLLVDEGRSYMFSFSAPEETFESIRPEMERVLREFRLH
- the era gene encoding GTPase Era is translated as MSDRTTETESPSFRCGYVALIGAPNAGKSTFLNAVLGTKLSIVTAKPQTTRRRLLGFYTTESSQILFIDTPGLIKPRYVLQEAMVNSALTALKEADAVLLIIDAARALERRQVFPEGLIPLLEAAPGSVFALLNKVDLVRDKKQLLPLMQAVHEAFRFKAIIPASALEADGLDAVLRELESALPKGPPMYPDDQLSDQPERFFVSEIIREKIFEQFREEVPYATEVYITEFKEGDDKDFISAEIVVERESQRRIIIGTKGQAIKAIGSEARRDIEEFIGRQVFLDLHVRIREGWRDDKNWVRRMGYTD
- a CDS encoding N(4)-(beta-N-acetylglucosaminyl)-L-asparaginase, which codes for MQKRTHTRRVFMKSAALLGLSAAVHSPSYAAFRQSRESGSLPLSIASANGLGATAKAMELLRQQKDTLDAVIAGVNLVEDDPEDTTVGYGGLPNEDGVVELDSCVMHGPTGRGAGVASLRNIKNPSHVAKVVMERTDHVLIVGEGALRFAKAHGFREEDLLTERARREWLEWKERLSDKDDWLPPHTIDDKDIGALRRYDATRHTGTINCLAVNAAGDISGCTTTSGLAFKIPGRVGDSPILGAGLYVDNAVGAAGSTGRGEANLLALSSFLIVERIRSGDSPTDACLFACRRIAEQTKMKRLLDDKGRPRFNVNFYALNKLGAHGAASLWSGSKYAVNDGGESRLLDCAALYTR